In Pseudonocardia sp. C8, one genomic interval encodes:
- a CDS encoding DUF2975 domain-containing protein, translating to MSPLVTTALRVALIVLALGALGAQVVIVVATVMSVAGGHPPYPTLLHSGAAVTALACFEVAFVAIWVLLSMVRRDAIFDERAFRWVPVLAGAGLLAAFLVGAVCAHVGELDDAPGLVLIGGGIGLAGIAFALLMTVMLGLLRNATRLRRELEQVV from the coding sequence ATGTCACCTCTCGTCACCACCGCGCTGCGCGTCGCGTTGATCGTGCTCGCCCTCGGCGCGCTCGGTGCCCAGGTCGTGATCGTCGTCGCCACCGTGATGTCGGTGGCCGGAGGGCACCCGCCGTACCCGACCCTGCTGCACTCGGGGGCGGCCGTCACGGCACTCGCCTGCTTCGAGGTCGCGTTCGTCGCGATCTGGGTGCTGCTGTCGATGGTGCGCCGCGATGCGATCTTCGACGAGCGCGCGTTCCGCTGGGTTCCCGTGCTCGCCGGGGCCGGCCTGCTCGCCGCGTTCCTCGTCGGCGCGGTCTGCGCGCACGTCGGCGAGCTCGACGACGCGCCCGGCCTGGTCCTGATCGGCGGCGGCATCGGCCTGGCCGGGATCGCGTTCGCGCTGCTCATGACGGTCATGCTGGGCCTGCTGCGCAACGCCACCCGGCTGCGCCGCGAGCTCGAGCAGGTCGTGTAG
- a CDS encoding SRPBCC family protein, with protein sequence MTEQPPTVVTSSREIAAPAETIFELIADPAQQPRWDGNDNLAEADRGQRVRGVGDVFATTLTLGSVRENRVTEFAEGRLIAWLPSEPGNPPPGHLWRWELEPLDDGRTLVHHTYDWSRLTDENRLARARATTPERLLASLDRLAELAEAL encoded by the coding sequence GTGACCGAGCAGCCCCCGACCGTCGTGACGAGCAGCCGGGAGATCGCCGCGCCCGCTGAGACGATCTTCGAACTCATCGCCGATCCCGCGCAGCAGCCCCGCTGGGACGGCAACGACAACCTCGCCGAGGCCGACCGCGGACAGCGGGTCCGCGGCGTGGGGGACGTCTTCGCGACGACCCTCACGCTGGGCAGCGTCCGGGAGAACCGGGTGACCGAGTTCGCGGAGGGCCGGCTGATCGCCTGGCTGCCGTCGGAGCCGGGGAACCCGCCGCCCGGGCACCTGTGGCGCTGGGAGCTGGAGCCGCTCGACGACGGCCGGACGCTCGTCCACCACACCTACGACTGGTCCCGGCTGACCGACGAGAACCGTCTCGCCCGGGCGCGCGCGACCACACCCGAGCGCCTCCTCGCTTCCCTCGACCGGCTGGCCGAGCTCGCCGAGGCCCTGTGA
- a CDS encoding YccF domain-containing protein, which yields MRLVLNVIWLVLSGFWLFLGYLVAGIVACLLVVTIPFGVAAFRIGLYALWPFGRDVVRRPTAGAASTIGNVLWILLFGWWLVLGHVVTAIALAITIIGLPMAWANLKLIPVSLLPLGSQIVDTDAYVPGSRIAA from the coding sequence GTGCGGCTCGTCCTGAACGTGATCTGGCTGGTGCTCTCCGGCTTCTGGCTGTTCCTCGGCTACCTGGTCGCCGGGATCGTCGCCTGCCTGCTGGTCGTCACCATCCCGTTCGGTGTCGCCGCGTTCCGGATCGGCCTCTACGCGCTGTGGCCGTTCGGCCGGGACGTCGTGCGCCGCCCGACCGCGGGCGCGGCGTCCACGATCGGCAACGTGCTGTGGATCCTGCTGTTCGGCTGGTGGCTGGTCCTGGGGCACGTCGTGACCGCGATCGCTCTGGCTATCACGATCATCGGCCTGCCGATGGCCTGGGCGAACCTGAAGCTGATCCCGGTGTCGTTGCTTCCGCTGGGCTCGCAGATCGTCGACACCGACGCCTACGTGCCCGGCTCCCGCATCGCCGCCTGA
- a CDS encoding helix-turn-helix transcriptional regulator has translation MAIVVDIDVMLARRKMSVGEFADAVGITPANVAVLKNGRAKAVRFATLDAVCRVLGCQPGDILRWVPDGEDPAAQQSPATTHSPGG, from the coding sequence ATGGCCATCGTCGTCGACATCGACGTCATGCTGGCGCGGCGCAAGATGTCGGTCGGGGAGTTCGCCGACGCCGTCGGGATCACCCCGGCCAACGTGGCCGTCCTCAAGAACGGACGGGCCAAGGCCGTCCGGTTCGCGACCCTCGACGCCGTCTGCCGCGTCCTCGGGTGCCAGCCCGGCGACATCCTGCGCTGGGTCCCCGACGGCGAGGACCCGGCCGCGCAGCAGAGCCCGGCGACCACCCACTCCCCCGGCGGGTGA
- a CDS encoding FAD-dependent monooxygenase: protein MDGSVAIVGAGIGGLTLALSLHARGIPVTVFERTDELREVGAAVALSANGLRPIDELGLLGRLEAVATQPTELIHRSWRTHDRITAFPVGLDGSYRARFKAPYLGVHRAEFQRILSGACPPGMIRLSSEVVSVTTDGTLTLASGETVRASVVVGADGVHSRLRALVDPDARPVYTGTSGFRGIVPVGSLPTLPDPGAIQFWMGPDAHLLHYAIGPGGEHVNFLAVLEGPGTWSAGAGPATADPGTLARAFEGWAPAVREMVAAVPQSAQWPLYTLPPLSRWTAGRVVLLGDAAHTMLPHQGQGANQAIEDAAVLADLLATHDDHAAAFARYERLRRARTRQVQRSSLVTSNLLHLPDGPAAAARDARLAGLDPWLAWIHGTDPRAATRPSAVPV, encoded by the coding sequence ATGGACGGATCGGTGGCGATCGTCGGAGCCGGGATCGGCGGGCTGACCCTCGCCCTCTCGCTGCACGCGCGCGGGATCCCGGTGACCGTGTTCGAACGCACGGACGAGCTGCGCGAGGTCGGCGCCGCGGTGGCACTCTCGGCGAACGGGTTGCGGCCGATCGACGAGCTGGGCCTGCTCGGCCGGCTGGAGGCCGTCGCCACCCAGCCGACCGAGCTGATCCACCGCAGCTGGCGCACCCACGACCGGATCACCGCGTTCCCGGTCGGCCTCGACGGCTCCTACCGCGCCCGGTTCAAGGCCCCCTACCTGGGGGTCCACCGGGCCGAGTTCCAGCGGATCCTGTCCGGAGCCTGCCCGCCCGGGATGATCCGGCTGAGCAGCGAGGTCGTCTCCGTGACCACCGACGGCACGCTGACGCTCGCGTCCGGCGAGACGGTCCGGGCATCCGTCGTCGTCGGCGCGGACGGGGTCCACTCGCGGCTCCGCGCGCTGGTCGACCCCGACGCACGTCCGGTCTACACCGGCACGTCCGGGTTCCGCGGGATCGTCCCGGTGGGCAGCCTGCCCACGCTGCCGGACCCGGGCGCGATCCAGTTCTGGATGGGCCCGGACGCCCACCTGCTGCACTACGCCATCGGCCCGGGCGGCGAGCACGTCAACTTCCTGGCCGTGCTGGAGGGCCCCGGCACGTGGAGCGCCGGGGCCGGCCCGGCCACCGCGGACCCGGGCACGCTGGCACGGGCGTTCGAGGGGTGGGCACCGGCCGTCCGGGAGATGGTCGCGGCCGTGCCCCAGTCGGCGCAGTGGCCGCTGTACACGCTGCCGCCGCTGTCCCGCTGGACCGCGGGCCGGGTGGTCCTGCTCGGCGACGCCGCGCACACCATGCTCCCGCACCAGGGCCAGGGCGCGAACCAGGCCATCGAGGACGCCGCCGTGCTGGCCGACCTGCTCGCCACGCACGACGACCACGCGGCCGCGTTCGCCCGCTACGAGCGGCTGCGCCGCGCCCGCACCCGGCAGGTCCAGCGCAGCTCGCTGGTCACCTCGAACCTGCTGCACCTGCCGGACGGACCGGCGGCCGCCGCCCGTGACGCGCGGCTGGCCGGGCTCGACCCGTGGCTGGCCTGGATCCACGGCACCGACCCCCGCGCCGCGACCCGGCCGTCGGCCGTCCCGGTCTGA
- a CDS encoding pyridoxamine 5'-phosphate oxidase family protein yields MSDTTVQDALAARAADQVLWLGTVTPSGRPTIRPVWFLHEGGDLLVFSEPGAAKVRHVRHNPQVVVTFPSDPAAASVRVVDGKATVEEAVPSSFPAYLDKYEPQYAGVGLDRASFDATYHALVRITPTRTWGW; encoded by the coding sequence ATGAGCGACACGACCGTCCAGGACGCCCTCGCCGCGCGCGCGGCCGACCAGGTGCTGTGGCTCGGGACGGTGACCCCGTCCGGCCGGCCCACCATCCGCCCCGTCTGGTTCCTGCACGAGGGCGGTGACCTGCTCGTGTTCAGCGAACCGGGTGCGGCCAAGGTCCGGCACGTCCGGCACAACCCGCAGGTCGTCGTGACCTTCCCGAGCGACCCCGCCGCGGCGAGCGTGCGGGTCGTCGACGGGAAGGCGACCGTCGAGGAGGCCGTGCCGTCGTCGTTCCCGGCCTACCTGGACAAGTACGAGCCGCAGTACGCCGGGGTGGGGCTCGACCGGGCGAGCTTCGACGCCACCTACCACGCCCTGGTGCGGATCACCCCGACCCGGACCTGGGGTTGGTGA
- a CDS encoding glyoxalase/bleomycin resistance/extradiol dioxygenase family protein has protein sequence MSSTVWPILHYDDPGAALRFLTGTAGFTEVVTIRDDAGDVVHAEVSWPGGGTVLFGGTAHDDGVHAGLRGGALYVVASTETEIDAVHERVTAAGGTVVRAPHRTEFAAGGPTYACTIADPEGNLWTFGTYRGGGVTNPRSGSG, from the coding sequence ATGAGCTCGACCGTCTGGCCGATCCTGCACTACGACGACCCGGGCGCCGCGCTGCGCTTCCTCACCGGAACGGCCGGGTTCACCGAGGTCGTGACGATCCGCGACGACGCGGGCGACGTCGTGCACGCCGAGGTCTCCTGGCCGGGCGGGGGCACGGTCCTGTTCGGCGGCACGGCACACGACGACGGCGTCCACGCCGGTCTGCGCGGCGGCGCACTGTACGTCGTCGCCTCCACCGAGACGGAGATCGACGCGGTCCACGAGCGGGTCACCGCGGCCGGCGGGACGGTTGTGCGGGCGCCGCACCGCACGGAGTTCGCGGCGGGCGGTCCCACCTACGCCTGCACGATCGCCGACCCGGAGGGCAACCTCTGGACGTTCGGGACCTACCGGGGCGGCGGGGTCACCAACCCCAGGTCCGGGTCGGGGTGA